In Hymenobacter sublimis, a single genomic region encodes these proteins:
- a CDS encoding TonB-dependent receptor domain-containing protein — protein sequence MTAPALAQVARANINKLRVGGNVTYVNSNQQGPQFGANNAIGNASAFARIMFMPRNLDLTGLPNTNPVTRGPAFGWLNGQADNPYWSVANNSYKSNVDRVAVTTNIGYDILNWLNFSFNGGVNTYSDRRVTAVRPGSVAFQGAGNVIQDYLRNTELESTALLTADQNITEDISIKAIVGANINQRQFESSSVSGNTYLQFDIDDIQNTRQVINNGSGFSKRRLFGVLGDLTLGYKDFVYLNATARNDWSSTLPTVNRSFLYPSVSASLIFTEAFGIESNILNMGKLRAGYANAGNDAPPYSLITTYGLQPFYGNNVGGTQFPITPTNGNTVSGAAIGGFVGDPNLTPEFSKEIEVGTDLNFLKDRIILSATYYDKRTTNQIANVPLPSASGFTTYITNFGEISNKGIEGALTVIPVDAGGFRWTSVANFTRNRNIVEKLREGVEQVVIAANFGDIQAVHRPGQPYGLLIGSVAARDNEGNLLINPSTGRMLTAINPEIVGNPNPDYTIGFINTFTYKGLTLEGVIDFRKGGDIYSTTLQSYLGRGVTQDTEDRDKNVIINGYLGNPGTLQPLTAADGSKIPNNVAVSLNDYYFGTGSAAINGASEFSVFDGTTLRLREITLGYDLPAKLLAKTPIRGVNLSLSGRNLWWYAPNIPKYTNFDPETSTFGASNAQGFEFTNAPTARRYGVNLRVNF from the coding sequence TTGACCGCACCAGCCTTAGCGCAGGTGGCTCGGGCCAATATTAATAAGCTGCGGGTTGGGGGTAACGTTACGTATGTAAACAGCAACCAGCAAGGTCCACAGTTTGGTGCCAACAACGCTATTGGCAATGCCTCGGCTTTTGCCCGTATCATGTTCATGCCGCGGAACCTAGATTTGACAGGCCTGCCAAATACAAATCCCGTTACGCGTGGTCCTGCATTTGGATGGCTCAACGGTCAGGCAGATAACCCTTACTGGTCGGTTGCCAACAACAGCTACAAATCAAATGTTGACCGTGTAGCAGTTACTACCAATATCGGGTACGACATTCTGAACTGGCTGAATTTCAGCTTCAACGGAGGCGTCAACACCTATTCTGACCGTCGTGTAACGGCAGTTCGGCCTGGCTCGGTAGCTTTCCAAGGGGCTGGTAACGTGATTCAGGACTATCTCCGTAATACGGAACTGGAATCTACCGCCTTGCTAACGGCGGACCAGAACATAACGGAAGATATTAGCATTAAGGCGATTGTAGGCGCTAACATCAACCAGCGTCAGTTTGAGTCTTCGTCTGTTTCCGGCAACACGTACTTGCAGTTTGATATTGATGACATCCAGAATACACGCCAAGTAATTAACAACGGTAGTGGCTTCAGCAAGCGTCGTCTGTTTGGTGTGCTGGGCGACTTGACTTTAGGCTACAAGGATTTTGTTTACCTGAACGCCACAGCCCGCAACGACTGGTCCTCAACGCTTCCTACGGTCAACCGTAGCTTCTTATACCCAAGCGTTAGTGCCTCGTTGATTTTCACGGAGGCCTTCGGTATTGAATCCAATATCTTGAACATGGGCAAGTTGCGCGCTGGCTACGCTAACGCAGGTAATGATGCTCCTCCTTATTCCCTCATTACAACTTACGGGCTGCAGCCTTTCTACGGTAACAACGTAGGGGGCACGCAATTCCCTATTACTCCGACCAACGGTAACACTGTTTCCGGTGCCGCCATCGGCGGATTCGTTGGTGACCCAAATCTGACTCCGGAGTTCTCTAAGGAAATCGAAGTCGGTACTGACCTGAACTTCCTCAAGGATCGGATCATTCTTTCGGCTACCTACTACGACAAGCGCACCACCAACCAGATTGCCAACGTACCGTTGCCCTCGGCCTCCGGCTTTACAACGTACATTACCAACTTTGGCGAAATCTCCAACAAAGGTATTGAAGGCGCTCTGACCGTTATTCCAGTTGATGCTGGTGGGTTCCGGTGGACAAGCGTAGCTAACTTTACTCGCAACCGCAACATAGTTGAGAAGCTGCGTGAAGGTGTAGAACAGGTGGTAATTGCAGCCAACTTCGGCGACATCCAAGCGGTACACCGCCCAGGTCAGCCCTATGGTTTGCTAATTGGTTCCGTAGCTGCCCGTGATAACGAAGGCAACCTGCTGATCAACCCGTCTACGGGCCGCATGCTGACTGCCATTAATCCAGAAATTGTAGGTAATCCCAACCCGGACTATACCATTGGCTTCATCAACACTTTCACTTACAAAGGCTTGACGCTGGAGGGAGTTATTGACTTCCGGAAAGGTGGAGACATTTACTCGACCACCCTACAGTCGTACCTGGGCCGGGGCGTGACGCAAGACACGGAGGATCGTGATAAGAACGTCATTATCAACGGCTACTTAGGTAATCCTGGCACTCTGCAGCCTCTGACTGCTGCAGATGGTAGCAAAATCCCGAACAACGTGGCCGTTTCACTGAACGATTACTACTTCGGCACTGGTTCTGCAGCTATCAATGGTGCTTCAGAATTCTCGGTGTTCGACGGTACAACTCTTCGTCTGCGTGAAATCACATTGGGCTACGATTTGCCAGCAAAGCTGCTAGCCAAAACCCCAATTCGGGGAGTGAACCTGAGCCTATCGGGTCGCAACTTGTGGTGGTATGCTCCTAACATCCCGAAGTACACCAACTTCGACCCGGAAACGAGCACGTTTGGTGCTTCTAACGCGCAGGGCTTCGAGTTTACGAATGCTCCAACTGCCCGCCGTTATGGAGTTAACCTGCGGGTAAATTTCTAA
- a CDS encoding SDR family NAD(P)-dependent oxidoreductase encodes MHYYIITGASRGLGKALAEAVLRQPDTTVVGVSRHATIEHERYSHQPLDLSDMLAVQNNLHKVFPQWPDAQSVTLINNAAVLGEIGYLGEHQNEHFEFVFDVNIVAPAMFMNTFLSAYGQLSVPRTILNISSGAAQRAVDGWGAYSASKAALDALSCTAQKEQDLRGSGIRIRSLSPGILDTTMQEHIRTADEHNFSEAAKFADFHAEGLLAQPEEVAAKIVEWLQKETRRDETVVLSINSL; translated from the coding sequence ATGCACTATTACATCATCACTGGAGCCAGCCGGGGGCTGGGTAAAGCCTTGGCCGAAGCTGTATTACGCCAGCCCGATACTACCGTTGTTGGTGTGTCGCGCCACGCTACCATTGAGCACGAGCGGTACAGCCACCAACCCCTCGACCTTTCGGATATGCTAGCTGTGCAGAACAACTTGCACAAAGTATTCCCGCAGTGGCCCGACGCGCAGAGCGTAACGCTGATTAATAACGCGGCCGTCCTCGGAGAAATTGGCTACCTGGGCGAGCACCAAAATGAGCATTTCGAGTTTGTGTTCGATGTGAATATCGTGGCCCCTGCCATGTTCATGAACACCTTCCTGAGTGCTTACGGACAACTGTCTGTCCCTCGCACCATCCTCAACATTAGCAGCGGAGCCGCCCAGCGAGCAGTAGACGGCTGGGGAGCTTACTCCGCATCCAAAGCAGCCCTCGACGCATTGTCCTGCACTGCCCAGAAAGAGCAAGACCTACGAGGCAGTGGCATCCGCATCCGCAGCCTTTCCCCCGGCATCCTCGACACCACCATGCAAGAGCACATCCGCACAGCCGATGAGCACAACTTTAGTGAAGCGGCCAAATTTGCTGATTTCCATGCAGAAGGCCTTTTGGCTCAACCAGAAGAGGTAGCCGCGAAGATTGTGGAGTGGTTGCAGAAGGAAACCAGAAGGGATGAGACGGTAGTATTGAGTATCAACTCACTATAA
- a CDS encoding SusC/RagA family TonB-linked outer membrane protein, which produces MKKRLFIALPILALTATYAVAQTRTISGRVTDRTTGEGLPGVTVLVKGTTNGVSTNSDGSFTLTAPSSATTLSFSSVGFLPIERPITDGNITVGLAPDSKALSEVVVVGYGEQSKKLTTGAITQVSAKEFETQPIASVEQALQGRAAGVQVSSNSGTPGGAISVRVRGNNSISASSEPLYVVDGVPINSGSYSNIGVGNQGLNALSDINPNDIASIEVLKDASAAAIYGSRGANGVVLITTKRGASGATRISYDGYIGTQNTIKRLDPLTGQEAQDLINEARTNVGLAPRYVAANPTAQQSLFTGANTNWQDEIFRAARIQSHTVTMSGGDNKSRFLVSGTYFDQEGIIIGSGFNRGSIRLNLDHNVSDRVRVGVSLTGSRALSQRQNNDNNIYGVLSTALLLGSQTPIYNADGTFGRDRFSSVENPVAAATLPIISARNNRAIGNIYADAELLKGLRLRTSLGGDYLNLKEDRFVPNTALQAVGSNGLGNANSRYDIGWINENTLTYNRSIGDHSFTLLLGQSAQKSVQQGIITNVTGFATNRIRQLSAGSVKVDASSDETLWTLLSYFGRLNYNYKGKYIFQGSLRRDGSSRFGVENKYGWFPAASVAWRVGEESFLQDNDLISELRLRGGYGVVGNFEIGNFASRNLYGVGATNLANYNAVAGIAPTQLGVRDLGWEQTQEINVGMDLGLLDSRINFTVNAFNRKSNDLLLNRQLPLTSGFGNITQNIGDMRNRGLEFELTTQNVRSKDFTWTTSFNTSIIRNQVTRLVNNAAFGAGFANWVQVGASLGSFRGYVVDRIYQSQEEINADNLIARQRTGRTNANYQSPDTKPGDIRFQDLNKNGILDAEDQKLIGSAQPNASGGITNSLGWKGLELNFFFQFVSGNEIYNNTRAFGEGMSGQFGQFGAVRDRWTATNTDTDIPRAAWGDPNGNARVSDRWIEDGSYIRLKTATLGYSLPTKWIQSAHLRSARVYIAGQNLLTFTNYSGLDPEVNTFNASNTSQGTDFLTFPQARVYQVGLNLGF; this is translated from the coding sequence ATGAAAAAAAGATTATTCATTGCGCTGCCCATACTTGCTCTAACAGCAACGTATGCAGTTGCACAGACACGGACCATTTCTGGGCGAGTTACTGACCGTACAACTGGCGAGGGGCTACCTGGTGTTACCGTATTGGTTAAGGGTACCACCAATGGGGTTTCAACCAACTCAGATGGCTCCTTCACCCTAACTGCGCCTAGTTCAGCAACTACGCTTTCCTTTAGCTCCGTTGGCTTCCTGCCCATAGAGCGTCCTATTACCGATGGCAACATCACAGTTGGTCTTGCACCCGACAGTAAAGCACTCAGTGAAGTAGTAGTAGTCGGCTATGGTGAGCAATCTAAAAAGCTGACCACGGGGGCTATTACTCAAGTTTCTGCTAAAGAATTCGAAACTCAGCCTATTGCAAGTGTTGAACAAGCTCTTCAGGGGCGGGCGGCGGGCGTGCAGGTTTCCTCCAACTCAGGCACACCAGGCGGAGCAATCTCAGTGCGGGTACGAGGCAACAACTCTATCTCTGCTAGTAGTGAGCCGCTTTATGTGGTCGATGGAGTACCCATCAACTCGGGTAGCTATTCCAATATTGGGGTAGGCAACCAAGGCCTGAATGCGCTGTCGGATATTAATCCCAATGATATAGCCTCCATTGAGGTGCTAAAGGATGCGTCGGCGGCGGCTATTTATGGCTCCCGTGGAGCCAACGGTGTTGTGCTAATTACTACCAAACGGGGTGCTTCCGGGGCCACCCGAATCAGTTATGATGGGTACATCGGTACCCAAAACACGATCAAACGCCTCGACCCACTTACCGGTCAAGAAGCGCAGGACTTGATTAATGAAGCTCGTACGAACGTAGGGCTAGCGCCCCGCTACGTAGCTGCTAATCCTACTGCTCAGCAGAGCCTATTCACGGGAGCCAACACCAATTGGCAAGACGAAATCTTCCGTGCCGCGCGTATCCAGAGTCATACTGTTACGATGTCGGGGGGAGACAATAAATCGCGCTTTCTGGTATCTGGGACTTACTTTGATCAGGAAGGCATCATCATTGGATCAGGTTTTAACCGGGGCAGTATCCGCTTAAACTTGGATCACAACGTCTCGGATCGGGTAAGAGTAGGGGTAAGCCTGACGGGTAGCCGTGCTCTTTCTCAACGTCAGAACAACGACAACAATATTTATGGGGTACTAAGCACCGCCTTGCTGTTGGGCTCTCAGACTCCCATTTACAACGCAGATGGTACCTTTGGCCGGGACCGATTCTCCTCGGTTGAAAACCCAGTAGCCGCTGCAACTTTACCTATAATTAGTGCGCGTAACAACCGTGCTATCGGTAATATCTACGCCGATGCCGAGCTGTTGAAAGGGCTTCGGTTACGCACGTCTCTTGGTGGTGATTACCTTAACCTGAAAGAAGACCGGTTTGTACCCAACACGGCGCTGCAAGCAGTAGGCAGTAATGGTTTGGGCAACGCTAACAGCCGCTACGATATAGGTTGGATCAATGAAAATACGTTAACCTACAATCGCAGCATAGGCGACCACTCATTTACGCTCTTGCTGGGACAAAGCGCTCAGAAATCGGTGCAGCAAGGTATCATTACGAACGTAACGGGCTTCGCTACTAACCGAATTCGCCAGCTCTCCGCTGGCTCAGTGAAAGTTGATGCCTCTTCAGACGAGACGCTCTGGACCTTGCTGTCTTACTTCGGCCGCTTGAACTACAACTACAAGGGTAAGTATATCTTCCAGGGCTCCTTACGCCGCGACGGCTCCTCACGCTTTGGGGTTGAAAACAAGTACGGTTGGTTTCCCGCAGCTTCGGTAGCGTGGCGCGTAGGGGAGGAATCATTCTTGCAGGACAATGACCTCATTTCCGAACTCCGCTTGCGGGGGGGCTACGGGGTAGTTGGTAACTTCGAGATTGGCAACTTTGCTTCACGCAACCTCTATGGCGTGGGTGCTACCAACTTGGCAAACTATAACGCGGTAGCAGGTATTGCCCCTACGCAGCTAGGAGTAAGAGACTTAGGATGGGAGCAAACGCAAGAAATAAACGTAGGCATGGACCTCGGTTTGCTGGACAGCCGAATCAACTTCACGGTGAACGCCTTCAATCGTAAGTCCAATGATCTGCTGTTGAACCGTCAATTGCCACTTACTTCTGGCTTCGGCAACATCACTCAGAATATTGGTGATATGCGCAACAGAGGGCTAGAGTTTGAGCTCACCACGCAGAACGTGCGCTCCAAAGATTTTACTTGGACCACTAGCTTCAATACTTCCATTATTCGCAACCAGGTAACTCGTTTGGTAAATAATGCGGCCTTCGGTGCAGGCTTTGCTAACTGGGTACAGGTAGGAGCTTCGCTAGGTAGCTTCCGGGGTTACGTAGTTGACCGTATCTATCAAAGCCAAGAAGAAATCAACGCTGATAACCTTATTGCACGGCAGAGAACGGGCCGGACAAATGCCAACTACCAGTCTCCCGACACGAAGCCCGGCGACATTCGTTTCCAGGACCTGAACAAGAACGGTATTCTAGATGCCGAAGATCAGAAACTCATTGGCTCAGCGCAGCCCAATGCCAGTGGCGGCATTACCAACTCCTTGGGCTGGAAAGGTTTGGAGCTGAACTTCTTCTTCCAGTTTGTATCGGGCAATGAAATTTATAATAACACCCGTGCGTTTGGAGAAGGGATGTCTGGGCAGTTCGGGCAGTTTGGTGCCGTGCGTGACCGGTGGACTGCCACTAACACCGACACGGATATTCCTCGCGCTGCTTGGGGTGACCCCAATGGCAACGCCCGGGTTTCGGATCGGTGGATTGAAGATGGCTCTTACATACGGTTGAAAACGGCAACCCTGGGCTACAGCCTGCCCACCAAGTGGATACAATCGGCCCATTTGCGCTCAGCCCGCGTGTACATTGCTGGTCAAAACCTGCTCACGTTTACTAATTACTCAGGATTAGACCCTGAGGTAAACACCTTCAACGCGAGCAATACTTCGCAGGGAACTGACTTCCTGACCTTTCCGCAGGCCCGTGTGTATCAAGTTGGGTTAAACTTGGGCTTCTAA
- a CDS encoding RagB/SusD family nutrient uptake outer membrane protein gives MNIRSKFYGLALLGLLGLASTSCSDFLNPEPLNSIDRDVAFTDLAGAQGAVVGLYGNLTSANNLGLRVPIFADLLADNLDHTGTFPSFAQLKSRNPLPDNAELNSMYSSLYSTINRANNIIAQIPNTTGISDAVRGQLIGEAQFVRAYCYFMLTNYWGDVALVLTPTTTPDNSLFVSRTPREQVYNQIRTDLDAAESVLPAANVGRATRWSAIALKSRLALYRQQWADAARFADQVIAGPFTLASTYRAAIATRNPTESIWEIQFDAQVQSSYAFFMLPTANGGRFEMSPGGQRATLLTAYETGDQRRSATISDGTFQIVGRTGTVAQGNQIKYFDPGTGTDTFKAIRLAEMFLNSAEAKAQQQDIPGALVALNRVRTRAGLPALLAANVTQTSLLEAIERERRVELALEGHRWFDLIRTGRAQSVLGITDATRLLMPIPNREIVNNPNMKQNPGY, from the coding sequence ATGAATATTCGCTCTAAATTTTATGGCCTTGCGCTGCTAGGCTTGTTGGGCCTAGCCAGTACAAGCTGCTCCGACTTTCTGAACCCTGAGCCGCTTAACTCCATTGACCGGGACGTAGCTTTCACAGATTTGGCTGGGGCGCAAGGCGCAGTGGTGGGTTTGTACGGTAATCTCACCAGCGCCAACAATCTTGGTCTGCGGGTGCCTATTTTCGCTGATCTACTGGCTGACAACCTGGACCACACGGGAACATTCCCCTCCTTTGCGCAGCTCAAATCGCGCAATCCTTTGCCAGATAACGCAGAGCTGAACAGCATGTACAGTTCGCTGTACTCCACCATCAACCGGGCGAACAACATCATCGCCCAGATTCCGAACACAACCGGTATATCGGACGCAGTGCGTGGACAATTGATTGGCGAGGCGCAGTTTGTGCGTGCTTACTGCTACTTTATGCTCACCAACTATTGGGGCGATGTAGCCTTGGTTCTCACGCCTACTACAACTCCGGATAACTCCCTTTTTGTGTCTCGTACCCCACGTGAACAGGTGTACAACCAGATACGGACTGACCTGGATGCGGCCGAGAGTGTGCTACCAGCTGCTAATGTGGGCCGTGCCACGAGGTGGTCTGCTATAGCCCTAAAGTCCCGTTTGGCGCTCTACCGTCAGCAGTGGGCTGATGCGGCTCGTTTTGCCGACCAAGTAATTGCCGGGCCATTTACGCTGGCTTCCACGTACCGGGCGGCCATTGCTACTCGTAACCCGACAGAGTCCATTTGGGAAATTCAGTTTGATGCGCAAGTACAGAGTTCGTATGCCTTCTTCATGCTGCCTACGGCTAACGGTGGGCGTTTTGAGATGAGCCCTGGCGGACAGCGTGCTACCCTGCTCACGGCCTATGAAACTGGCGACCAGCGCCGATCTGCTACTATCTCAGATGGTACTTTCCAGATAGTAGGCCGGACCGGAACTGTAGCGCAAGGCAACCAGATCAAGTATTTCGATCCGGGGACGGGTACGGATACCTTCAAAGCCATTCGCTTGGCAGAGATGTTCCTTAACAGTGCGGAGGCGAAAGCTCAACAGCAAGATATTCCCGGGGCCTTAGTTGCGCTTAACCGAGTGCGTACCCGCGCTGGCCTACCGGCCTTGCTTGCAGCAAACGTTACCCAGACTAGCTTGTTAGAAGCAATTGAGCGCGAACGGCGGGTAGAGCTTGCTTTGGAAGGACACCGGTGGTTTGATTTGATTCGCACAGGTAGGGCGCAGTCTGTACTAGGTATAACAGATGCAACCCGTCTGCTCATGCCCATTCCGAACCGGGAAATTGTCAACAACCCTAATATGAAGCAGAATCCAGGCTACTAA
- a CDS encoding SusC/RagA family TonB-linked outer membrane protein — protein MRKTILSALLAAPVLLQQAAAQNREISGRVTDAANGQGLPGVTVLVKGTTIGVSTGSDGSYTISAPATATTLVFSSIGFTAVERAIGSGSAVNVALTTDAKQLGEVVVTALGREEQKKSLGYAVQDVRGADLVQARETNVVNSLAGRAAGVQITNSTGAVGSSSRIVIRGAKSVTGSNQPLFVVDGQPIDNSSFSNSSAGGGVDYGNAVSDINPDDIESMTVLKGANASALYGTRGANGVIVITTKSGRKARGLGISLNSTTTFETPLKLPDFQQEYGQGFDGEFEYVDGRGGGTNDNADESWGPRLDGRLIPQYNSPVVNGVRQATPWVSPGEDNIRNFFQTGRTLTNNVALSGGNDKAGIRVSFTNLDNKGILENTYLRRNTVNVNGGADITDKLKISTNVNYSETRARRPGQGYDELNVMQQLYTWYGRQVNVRDLRSIYRQGGINGNRNYNWIQVYASNPYFILNEATNDDRRDRVIGNLTLNYNPVSWITLTARTTNDFYNQLNQRRVPAETRDNAIQDDYTEENIYVLERNTEFLASANRNLTEDINLDVLIGANRRDNRLRRSQIAAPELAVPGLFALGNSAGPLVADNNFDPASNSNNGGILNPIQKRQLNSVYASARVGYKNFAFLGATARNDWSSTLPADSRSFFYPSVDASVVLSEAFGLQDSFLSFAKVRGGIAEAGNDAPTYSLRDYYVGSTPFNTPGVIYPQQTAANVRNNPNLKPERTTSLEAGIEVRFLKDRIGLDLTGYSTKSTDQIIQVPVSASTGYTSQVLNAGELTNKGIEAILTVAPLSASSALQWNVTANFAANRNRLVKFDDEGQLKNLILGSSGFGVNVEARVGERYGVLFAEDFLRAPDGQIIYVNGLPQADPTRKILGYYTPDWIGGITNRLNFKGVEFSFTVDTRQGGHIQSETNMWGNYTGSLASTLRGREEGIIGEGVVRNADGTFSPNTVRVSSMDWHQAYYYNVRSSSVYDASFVKLREVRLGYQLPKSLIERTPLKGVGFSFVGRNLWLIDSKAPGIDPETSFNNGNVQGLESTQIPSTRSYGFNVNLTL, from the coding sequence ATGCGCAAAACAATACTTTCTGCGCTTCTGGCCGCACCCGTCCTGTTGCAGCAGGCCGCCGCTCAGAACCGCGAAATCTCTGGGCGCGTCACAGATGCCGCAAACGGCCAAGGGCTACCAGGGGTTACCGTATTAGTAAAAGGCACGACTATTGGGGTTTCAACTGGCTCCGATGGATCATACACGATCAGCGCTCCTGCTACCGCTACAACTCTAGTGTTCAGTTCTATCGGCTTTACAGCTGTGGAGCGGGCTATTGGCAGCGGATCTGCTGTGAATGTTGCACTCACCACTGATGCTAAGCAGCTTGGCGAGGTTGTAGTAACAGCTTTAGGCCGAGAGGAACAAAAGAAAAGCTTAGGCTATGCGGTGCAAGATGTTCGCGGGGCTGATTTAGTACAAGCTCGCGAAACCAACGTAGTAAACTCTTTAGCAGGTCGCGCGGCTGGTGTGCAGATCACGAATAGCACGGGCGCTGTAGGTAGCTCCTCTCGGATTGTAATCCGCGGCGCCAAATCGGTAACTGGTAGCAACCAGCCTCTATTCGTAGTTGATGGTCAACCTATTGACAACTCTAGCTTCTCAAATAGCAGTGCAGGTGGCGGTGTCGATTATGGTAACGCTGTTTCGGATATAAACCCAGACGACATCGAATCCATGACCGTACTGAAAGGGGCTAACGCATCTGCCCTATATGGTACGCGTGGCGCCAACGGTGTCATTGTCATTACTACTAAGTCAGGGCGCAAAGCGCGGGGATTAGGCATTAGCCTTAATAGCACTACGACATTTGAAACGCCACTTAAACTGCCAGACTTTCAACAAGAGTATGGCCAGGGCTTTGATGGGGAATTCGAGTACGTAGATGGCCGTGGTGGTGGTACCAATGATAATGCTGACGAAAGCTGGGGCCCGCGCCTTGATGGTCGTTTAATTCCCCAGTATAATTCGCCGGTTGTCAATGGTGTTCGTCAGGCTACTCCGTGGGTGAGTCCTGGTGAAGATAACATTCGTAATTTCTTCCAAACCGGCCGTACTTTAACTAACAACGTAGCATTATCAGGCGGCAATGACAAGGCGGGCATCCGCGTTTCATTTACGAACCTAGATAACAAGGGCATTCTAGAGAATACCTACCTGCGCCGTAATACTGTAAACGTAAATGGTGGAGCTGATATTACTGACAAGCTCAAAATCAGCACCAACGTTAACTATTCTGAAACTAGAGCACGTCGTCCCGGCCAAGGTTACGATGAGCTAAACGTAATGCAACAGCTGTACACATGGTACGGTCGTCAGGTCAACGTAAGAGACCTCAGGTCAATCTATAGGCAGGGTGGAATAAACGGTAACCGGAACTACAACTGGATTCAGGTGTATGCAAGTAACCCATATTTCATTCTGAACGAAGCCACTAATGACGACCGTCGTGACCGAGTAATTGGCAACTTGACGCTGAATTATAACCCGGTATCGTGGATCACACTGACGGCTCGGACAACTAACGACTTTTACAATCAGCTCAATCAACGCCGGGTGCCGGCTGAAACGCGTGATAACGCTATTCAGGATGACTACACGGAGGAGAATATCTACGTGCTGGAGCGCAACACTGAGTTCTTGGCCTCAGCTAACCGCAACTTAACAGAAGATATTAATCTCGATGTGCTGATAGGGGCCAACCGCCGCGATAACCGTTTGCGCCGTAGCCAAATTGCTGCGCCTGAACTGGCTGTTCCTGGCTTGTTTGCTTTAGGTAACTCGGCTGGGCCACTAGTGGCTGATAACAATTTTGATCCAGCTTCAAACTCCAACAATGGAGGCATTCTAAACCCAATCCAAAAACGTCAACTTAACAGTGTATACGCTTCGGCGCGGGTTGGCTATAAGAACTTTGCATTTTTGGGTGCTACAGCCCGCAATGACTGGTCATCAACGTTACCAGCCGACAGCCGCTCGTTCTTCTACCCTTCAGTTGATGCTTCGGTAGTGCTTAGCGAGGCTTTTGGTTTACAGGATTCCTTCCTATCATTTGCTAAAGTGCGCGGCGGAATTGCCGAAGCTGGCAACGATGCTCCTACTTACTCACTGCGCGACTACTACGTAGGTAGCACTCCTTTCAATACACCAGGAGTTATATACCCGCAGCAAACAGCAGCTAATGTTCGTAACAATCCCAATCTAAAGCCTGAGCGCACTACCTCGCTTGAGGCTGGCATTGAAGTTCGCTTTTTGAAGGACCGGATTGGGTTGGATTTGACAGGATATAGCACCAAGAGTACAGATCAAATCATTCAAGTACCAGTATCAGCCTCAACGGGCTACACCTCGCAGGTGCTTAATGCTGGGGAACTTACCAATAAAGGTATAGAAGCCATTCTAACAGTAGCTCCATTATCTGCCAGCAGTGCGCTACAATGGAATGTGACAGCCAACTTCGCTGCTAACCGTAATCGGCTAGTGAAGTTTGATGATGAAGGGCAGCTAAAGAACCTAATACTTGGATCATCAGGTTTTGGTGTAAACGTAGAAGCCCGGGTAGGGGAGCGTTATGGTGTACTATTCGCTGAAGACTTTCTTCGTGCCCCCGACGGCCAAATTATTTACGTGAATGGCCTACCACAGGCTGACCCAACTCGCAAGATATTGGGTTATTACACGCCAGACTGGATAGGTGGAATTACTAACCGCCTAAACTTTAAGGGGGTAGAATTTAGCTTCACAGTTGATACGCGGCAGGGCGGCCATATTCAGAGCGAAACCAACATGTGGGGTAACTACACCGGTTCGCTGGCTAGTACCCTGCGTGGACGCGAAGAGGGCATTATTGGTGAGGGTGTAGTGCGTAATGCTGACGGTACTTTTTCGCCTAATACAGTGCGTGTCTCCTCAATGGACTGGCACCAAGCGTACTACTACAACGTGCGCTCTAGCAGCGTATATGATGCTTCGTTTGTGAAACTTCGCGAAGTGCGTTTGGGTTACCAACTACCTAAATCTCTTATCGAGCGCACTCCTCTTAAAGGTGTAGGCTTCTCATTTGTGGGCCGTAACCTATGGTTAATTGACTCGAAGGCGCCGGGTATTGATCCTGAAACGTCGTTTAACAATGGCAACGTGCAAGGACTTGAATCCACACAGATTCCTTCAACTCGGAGCTACGGTTTCAACGTGAACCTGACACTGTAA